A region of Deinococcus rubellus DNA encodes the following proteins:
- a CDS encoding winged helix-turn-helix transcriptional regulator — protein MIQEQHDIFCPVYRAIGVLQEKWVLHIVRSLLAGPKGFNELSRAIGGCNSATLTQRLEGLETLGIISKATDQEAQGKLARSIYTLTPGGQELQRVIGAIGEWADLHLSEEEIVKTPCAG, from the coding sequence ATGATTCAGGAACAGCACGACATCTTTTGCCCGGTCTACCGGGCCATCGGCGTGTTGCAAGAAAAGTGGGTGCTGCATATCGTGCGCTCACTCCTGGCCGGTCCCAAGGGGTTCAACGAGCTTTCGCGGGCCATCGGCGGGTGCAACAGCGCCACCCTGACCCAGCGACTGGAAGGTCTGGAAACGCTCGGCATCATCAGCAAGGCCACCGACCAGGAAGCCCAGGGCAAGCTGGCCCGCAGCATTTACACCCTGACCCCTGGCGGGCAGGAGCTCCAGCGAGTGATCGGGGCCATCGGCGAGTGGGCCGACCTGCACCTCAGCGAAGAAGAGATCGTCAAGACACCCTGCGCGGGCTGA
- a CDS encoding nitroreductase family protein, with protein sequence MTATQIHPSTVKEAIETRRSIRKFVQEPLDQNDLREILRLASLAPSANNVQTWRVAVIQNPDLQTKLQEASYNQGQVTSAPAVLVVYSDMEDALNTIEQTLPASMSEEERKTRAEGFRKNFAGMDTAQRGQWGLAQANIAFGFLMLAARSLDYDTVPMLGFQPEKVKELLGLPEHVQFAGLLPLGKRAEDGFPHHRHDVERVATFY encoded by the coding sequence ATGACCGCGACACAGATCCATCCCAGCACCGTCAAAGAAGCCATCGAAACCCGCCGCAGCATCCGCAAGTTCGTGCAGGAGCCGCTCGACCAGAATGACCTGCGCGAGATCCTGCGTCTGGCCAGCCTCGCCCCCAGCGCCAACAACGTGCAGACCTGGCGTGTCGCGGTGATCCAGAATCCCGACCTCCAGACCAAGTTACAGGAGGCGTCATACAACCAGGGGCAGGTGACCAGTGCTCCCGCCGTGTTGGTGGTGTACAGCGACATGGAAGACGCCCTGAACACCATCGAGCAGACCCTGCCCGCCAGCATGAGTGAGGAGGAGCGCAAGACCCGTGCCGAGGGCTTCCGCAAGAATTTTGCCGGAATGGACACGGCCCAGCGCGGTCAGTGGGGCCTGGCGCAGGCCAATATCGCCTTCGGCTTCCTGATGCTGGCTGCCCGCAGCCTGGACTACGACACCGTGCCGATGCTCGGCTTCCAGCCTGAAAAGGTCAAGGAACTGCTGGGCCTGCCGGAGCACGTGCAGTTTGCTGGCCTGCTGCCTCTCGGCAAACGCGCCGAGGACGGCTTCCCGCACCACCGCCACGACGTCGAGCGCGTCGCCACCTTCTACTGA
- a CDS encoding response regulator → MPTHAPIQILLVEDNEPDVILTQEAFLDANLPTAMQVARDGVEAMQILRREGEFAASPRPDVILLDINMPRKNGLEVLAELKDDPALRTIPVVVLTTSQAEEDILRSYQNHASSYIVKPVEFDQFYSAIQALGQYMLGTVRLPPR, encoded by the coding sequence ATGCCCACTCACGCCCCCATTCAGATTCTGCTGGTCGAGGACAACGAGCCGGACGTGATCCTGACCCAGGAGGCGTTTCTCGACGCCAACCTGCCCACCGCCATGCAGGTGGCCCGAGACGGTGTGGAGGCCATGCAGATCCTGCGCCGGGAGGGCGAGTTCGCCGCGTCGCCGCGCCCCGACGTCATTTTGCTCGACATCAACATGCCGCGCAAGAACGGGCTGGAGGTGCTGGCCGAACTCAAGGACGACCCAGCGCTCCGGACCATTCCAGTGGTGGTACTCACCACCTCACAGGCCGAGGAAGACATTCTGCGCAGCTACCAGAACCACGCCAGCAGCTACATCGTCAAGCCTGTGGAATTCGATCAGTTCTACAGCGCCATCCAGGCACTCGGCCAGTACATGCTCGGCACCGTGAGGCTGCCGCCGCGCTGA
- a CDS encoding DUF1402 family protein yields the protein MNLALDFQARRAAEDQALTLAARRYGVDAGLVAAILADEAARWGVADQLQHGWARLICALPARPAQHLINLTEPLLRRPLGSHSLGRAQMKLATLHEVARSGLLSLPARPQEQVRMLLDPQAAPSLVAARLRQTLDHWQADDVDLTRRPEILGTLYSLGLSGQAGVHPHPQLTRRGLKIAAVARQYRARQAHSGRQTGHAEAG from the coding sequence ATGAATCTCGCCCTCGACTTTCAGGCCCGCCGCGCTGCCGAAGACCAGGCCCTTACGCTGGCTGCCCGCCGCTACGGGGTGGACGCCGGGCTGGTCGCCGCCATTCTTGCCGACGAGGCAGCGCGCTGGGGCGTGGCCGATCAGCTTCAGCACGGCTGGGCGCGGCTGATCTGCGCCTTGCCCGCTCGGCCCGCCCAGCACCTGATCAATTTGACTGAACCGCTGCTGCGCCGTCCGCTGGGCAGCCACAGCCTGGGCCGCGCCCAGATGAAGCTCGCCACCCTGCACGAGGTCGCCCGCAGCGGCCTGCTCAGCTTGCCCGCCCGTCCGCAGGAACAGGTCCGGATGCTACTCGACCCACAGGCCGCACCGTCGCTGGTGGCCGCCCGGCTGCGTCAGACGCTGGATCACTGGCAGGCGGACGACGTTGACCTGACACGCCGCCCGGAGATTCTCGGCACGCTCTACAGCCTGGGCCTGAGCGGCCAGGCAGGCGTCCATCCGCACCCACAGCTCACCCGGCGCGGCCTGAAGATCGCGGCGGTGGCCCGGCAGTACCGCGCCAGGCAGGCCCACAGTGGGCGACAGACAGGCCACGCGGAGGCTGGATGA
- a CDS encoding AI-2E family transporter, with protein MTPRTIPDLLAGLWRLPWLRLLVYLILLVLVLVLARSLTSVLVTALVAYTLAFLVNPLLGWLQRRKVPRPLGVLLVLVVLLAVTALLSWTVLAQVVVLVGQLPALIPRLPDLIGGLLTRLSGVPGLENAQQQLTTFLTAQAQQLSTHLGPTLQRLFTSGSTVLGGVVSAVGWIGQGALIVILSAYFMLDYERVGQGLMRVLPLTWQPGARQISCDVGESFGGYLRGQLLVGLAVGVLVALGLLALGIPNALAIGLLAAVLDIVPYLGPVIAALPAVLLALPSGWITVLLVIGVFVVANQIEGNFLSPYILGKTTDLSSAAVLLSILAGLTLGGLVGAVLAIPVVTLLKKWTERYWLPSTAHDAPPKP; from the coding sequence GTGACGCCCCGCACCATTCCCGATCTGCTGGCCGGGCTGTGGCGCTTGCCCTGGCTGCGGCTGCTGGTGTACCTGATCCTGCTGGTGCTGGTGCTGGTGCTGGCCCGGTCGCTGACCAGCGTGCTCGTCACTGCTCTGGTGGCTTACACCCTGGCTTTTCTAGTCAACCCGCTGCTGGGCTGGCTCCAGCGCCGGAAAGTGCCGCGTCCGCTGGGGGTGCTGCTGGTGCTGGTGGTGCTGCTGGCCGTCACTGCGCTGCTGAGCTGGACCGTGCTGGCCCAGGTGGTTGTCCTGGTGGGTCAGTTGCCCGCGCTAATTCCCCGCCTGCCCGATCTGATCGGGGGGCTGCTGACCCGGCTGAGCGGCGTGCCGGGTCTGGAGAACGCCCAGCAGCAACTCACCACCTTTCTGACCGCGCAGGCCCAGCAGCTCAGCACCCATCTGGGGCCGACCCTGCAGCGCCTGTTCACGTCGGGCAGCACTGTGCTGGGCGGGGTGGTCAGCGCCGTGGGCTGGATCGGTCAGGGCGCGCTGATCGTGATTCTGAGCGCGTATTTCATGCTCGACTACGAGCGGGTGGGGCAGGGGCTGATGCGGGTGTTGCCGCTGACCTGGCAGCCGGGGGCGCGCCAGATCTCCTGCGATGTCGGTGAGTCGTTCGGCGGTTACCTGCGCGGACAGTTGCTGGTGGGCCTGGCAGTGGGCGTGCTGGTGGCGCTGGGACTTCTGGCACTGGGCATTCCCAATGCGCTGGCGATTGGTCTGCTGGCGGCGGTGCTGGACATCGTGCCGTACCTGGGGCCGGTGATCGCCGCGCTGCCTGCCGTGCTGCTGGCCCTGCCCAGCGGCTGGATCACGGTGCTGCTGGTCATCGGGGTGTTTGTCGTCGCCAACCAGATTGAGGGCAATTTTCTCTCGCCGTACATCCTCGGCAAAACCACCGATCTGAGTTCGGCGGCGGTGCTGCTCTCCATCCTGGCGGGCCTGACCCTGGGCGGTCTGGTCGGCGCGGTGCTGGCGATTCCGGTGGTCACGCTGCTCAAGAAATGGACCGAGCGTTACTGGCTGCCCAGCACCGCCCACGACGCGCCCCCGAAGCCCTGA
- a CDS encoding [LysW]-aminoadipate kinase — protein sequence MIVVKVGGSAGIDYDAVCADLAQLWHSGKKLILVHGGSGETNRVAGLLGHPPRFITSPSGYTSRFTDRQTLEIFEMVYCGKINKGIVERLQRLGVNAVGLSGLDGRIFEGKHKDSVRSVENGKVKVLRGDHTGTVEKVNTQLIELLLGAGYLPVLTPPAASYEGVAINVDGDRAAAALAVAMKAEAMLLLSNVPGLLRDFPDEASLIRSIPAADVESYLEFAQDRMKKKVLGAAEAVAGGVGRVIFGDARAGQPISAALAGAGTVVQ from the coding sequence ATGATTGTGGTGAAAGTCGGCGGCAGCGCCGGTATCGATTACGACGCGGTGTGCGCTGATCTGGCTCAACTGTGGCACAGCGGGAAAAAACTCATTCTCGTTCATGGCGGCAGCGGTGAGACCAACCGGGTGGCCGGACTGCTGGGCCATCCGCCCCGCTTCATCACCAGTCCCAGCGGGTACACCTCGCGCTTCACTGACCGCCAAACGCTTGAAATCTTCGAGATGGTCTACTGCGGCAAGATCAACAAGGGCATCGTGGAGCGGTTGCAGCGCCTGGGCGTCAATGCGGTGGGCCTGTCGGGCCTGGACGGGCGCATCTTCGAGGGCAAGCACAAGGACAGCGTGCGCTCCGTCGAGAACGGCAAGGTGAAGGTGCTGCGCGGCGACCACACCGGCACTGTCGAGAAGGTCAACACCCAGCTGATCGAGTTGCTGCTCGGCGCGGGCTACCTGCCGGTGCTGACCCCGCCTGCCGCCAGTTACGAGGGCGTGGCCATCAATGTGGACGGGGACCGGGCCGCCGCCGCGCTGGCTGTGGCCATGAAAGCCGAGGCCATGCTGCTCCTCTCCAACGTGCCGGGCCTGCTGCGCGACTTTCCCGACGAGGCCAGCCTGATTCGCTCGATTCCGGCGGCTGATGTGGAAAGTTACCTAGAGTTCGCCCAGGACCGCATGAAGAAGAAGGTGCTGGGCGCGGCGGAAGCGGTGGCGGGCGGGGTGGGCCGGGTCATTTTCGGCGACGCCCGCGCCGGACAGCCGATCAGCGCTGCGCTGGCCGGAGCCGGGACCGTGGTGCAGTAG
- a CDS encoding YbjQ family protein: protein MTYGRTAHTSELIVTTTNDLEGFRVVRHIGVVRGLTVRSRSVLGNLGASLQTILGGNITIYSELAEKARGEAYDLMAQHARELGANAVLAMRYDANEITDGVTEVLAYGTAVTVEPR from the coding sequence ATGACTTACGGCAGAACGGCCCACACCAGCGAACTGATCGTCACGACCACCAACGACCTCGAAGGCTTCCGGGTGGTGCGGCACATCGGCGTGGTACGCGGCCTGACGGTGCGTTCCCGCAGCGTGCTGGGCAATCTCGGCGCGTCCTTGCAGACTATTCTGGGCGGCAACATCACCATCTATTCCGAACTGGCCGAGAAGGCGCGCGGCGAGGCCTACGACCTGATGGCGCAGCATGCCCGTGAACTTGGCGCGAACGCAGTACTGGCGATGCGCTACGACGCCAACGAGATCACCGACGGCGTTACGGAAGTGCTGGCCTACGGCACGGCGGTCACGGTTGAGCCGCGCTGA
- a CDS encoding DUF4388 domain-containing protein: MIQGLFSDVPLIGVLSLLHETGQTGVLDVDAELPFTVAFARGQVVEGGILDWTGLDALHASPMLPTSGSFSYMRRDVTGSAISPFEQFTTDWARISDEWAQIGTVISSPSVVLSGPMPLFDQEKGRSVRAAARDAGLPLFEVAARAADAVQAGKLRPTGRYAWYGLRLNHQGQRQSALARALNGNLNLGEIVERGFSPSEVRAYLMAEIRMGLRFSGSGWVLRDLIWETERETHASSDFML, encoded by the coding sequence ATGATTCAGGGTCTCTTTTCAGATGTGCCGCTGATCGGCGTGCTGTCGCTGCTCCATGAAACCGGGCAGACCGGCGTGCTGGACGTGGACGCCGAATTGCCGTTCACGGTGGCCTTTGCGCGTGGGCAGGTGGTCGAAGGCGGCATCCTCGACTGGACGGGCCTCGACGCCCTGCATGCCAGCCCGATGCTGCCGACCAGCGGCAGTTTCTCGTACATGCGCCGCGACGTGACTGGCAGCGCCATCTCGCCCTTCGAGCAGTTCACCACCGACTGGGCGCGCATCAGTGACGAGTGGGCGCAGATCGGCACGGTGATCAGTAGCCCCAGCGTGGTGCTCAGCGGCCCGATGCCCCTGTTCGATCAGGAAAAGGGCCGCAGCGTGCGCGCCGCCGCCCGCGACGCGGGATTGCCGCTGTTCGAGGTGGCCGCCCGCGCCGCCGACGCCGTGCAGGCGGGCAAGTTGCGTCCCACCGGACGCTACGCCTGGTACGGCCTGCGGCTCAACCACCAGGGCCAGCGCCAGAGTGCTCTGGCACGCGCCCTCAACGGCAATCTCAACCTCGGCGAGATCGTCGAGCGCGGCTTCTCGCCCAGCGAGGTGCGCGCCTATCTGATGGCCGAGATTCGAATGGGCCTGCGCTTTTCCGGCAGTGGCTGGGTACTGCGCGACCTGATCTGGGAGACCGAGCGCGAAACCCACGCCAGCAGCGACTTCATGCTTTAA
- a CDS encoding PRC and DUF2382 domain-containing protein, protein MTQSNMNLIRLSDLSRDQNYNFSGDGVYDPTGYIAYGMNGDKIGTIRDALVQSDTGRIQYFVVDAGGWFSSKEVLVPVGHSRLENDGVYFDELSKDQVGGLRAYNVNETYGDEYRESDERVLRGVDKNPALATDTAARTNYQEKAYKTPDKLQLLEERLVVAKDRFKAGSVEIGKHVETHQENVNVALQREEVVIERHTVTDARPVDGAVLGADSKTMNIDLEAERANVSKQAYVTEEISVGKRTVTDNQTVSETIGREVLDVNKTGDVRLENGDTTMTETKTDTSRKI, encoded by the coding sequence ATGACGCAGAGCAACATGAACCTGATTCGTCTGTCTGACCTTTCGCGCGACCAGAACTACAACTTCAGCGGTGACGGCGTTTACGATCCCACCGGCTACATCGCCTACGGCATGAACGGTGACAAGATCGGCACCATCCGCGACGCGCTGGTGCAGTCCGATACGGGCCGCATCCAGTACTTCGTCGTGGACGCGGGCGGCTGGTTCAGCTCCAAGGAAGTGCTGGTGCCGGTGGGCCACAGCCGCCTGGAGAACGACGGCGTGTACTTTGACGAGCTGAGCAAGGACCAGGTGGGTGGCCTGCGCGCCTACAACGTCAACGAGACCTACGGCGACGAGTACCGCGAGTCCGATGAGCGCGTCCTGCGCGGCGTGGACAAGAACCCGGCGCTGGCCACCGACACGGCGGCGCGTACCAACTACCAGGAGAAGGCTTACAAGACCCCCGACAAGCTGCAACTGCTCGAGGAGCGTCTGGTCGTCGCCAAGGACCGCTTCAAGGCGGGCAGCGTCGAGATCGGCAAGCACGTCGAGACGCATCAGGAAAACGTCAACGTGGCCTTGCAGCGCGAGGAAGTCGTTATCGAGCGTCATACCGTGACCGATGCCCGCCCGGTGGACGGCGCAGTGCTGGGTGCCGACAGCAAGACCATGAACATCGATCTGGAAGCCGAGCGTGCCAACGTCAGCAAGCAGGCGTATGTCACCGAGGAGATCAGCGTCGGCAAGCGCACCGTGACCGACAACCAGACCGTCAGTGAGACGATTGGCCGCGAGGTGCTGGACGTCAACAAGACTGGCGACGTGCGTCTAGAGAATGGTGACACCACCATGACCGAGACCAAGACCGACACCAGCCGCAAGATCTGA
- a CDS encoding YsnF/AvaK domain-containing protein codes for MASSDYSPEDLQPTDPLDPSAAVTIREVRAPRPVTTLTLHEERALVAVERGVGAQITVQKRVVEEEVQVSVILKREILELTSAPEGGTVKFNGELLEPGRVYQFILTEERPVIAREVYPVEQIEIRKEWISEQRQQTLTLGREVLDISGPADLIREQTQPEQDRSAARPILVGQEPVLTTLNKEGEPAQALPPADDAPNNTSGG; via the coding sequence ATGGCCAGTTCCGATTACAGTCCCGAAGACCTTCAGCCCACTGACCCGTTGGATCCGTCCGCCGCTGTGACCATTCGCGAAGTCCGGGCACCCCGGCCCGTGACCACCCTGACTCTGCATGAGGAGCGCGCTCTGGTCGCTGTCGAGCGCGGCGTGGGCGCTCAGATCACGGTCCAGAAGCGTGTTGTCGAGGAGGAAGTGCAGGTCTCGGTGATACTCAAGCGCGAGATTCTCGAACTGACCAGCGCCCCGGAAGGCGGCACCGTGAAATTCAACGGCGAGCTGCTGGAGCCGGGGCGTGTTTACCAGTTCATTCTGACCGAGGAGCGGCCCGTCATCGCCCGCGAGGTCTATCCGGTGGAGCAGATCGAGATCCGCAAGGAATGGATCAGTGAGCAGCGCCAGCAGACCCTGACCCTGGGCCGCGAGGTGCTGGACATCAGCGGCCCGGCTGACCTGATCCGTGAGCAGACGCAGCCCGAACAGGACAGGTCGGCGGCCCGGCCGATTCTGGTGGGCCAGGAACCGGTCCTGACCACGCTGAACAAGGAGGGCGAGCCAGCTCAGGCCCTGCCGCCCGCCGACGACGCGCCGAAC